From Staphylococcus sp. M0911, a single genomic window includes:
- the pyrE gene encoding orotate phosphoribosyltransferase, with protein sequence MAKEIAKALLDIKAVSLSPNDLFTWSSGIKSPIYCDNRVTLGYPLVRNAIRDGLIKLINEKFEDVEVISGTATAGIPHAAYISEKMESPMNYVRSKSKSHGKQNQIEGAKSEGKKVVVIEDLISTGGSSITAVDALKESGADVLGVVAIFTYGLAKADETFNEAKIPFYTLSNYNELIDVAKEQGEISEDDIKTLVEWRDNLS encoded by the coding sequence ATGGCTAAAGAAATTGCAAAGGCATTATTAGATATTAAGGCAGTATCACTTTCACCCAATGATTTATTTACATGGAGTTCAGGAATTAAATCACCTATCTATTGTGATAATCGTGTTACATTAGGTTATCCACTCGTACGTAATGCGATTAGAGATGGTTTAATCAAATTAATTAACGAAAAATTCGAAGATGTAGAAGTGATATCAGGAACTGCGACAGCAGGGATTCCACACGCTGCATATATTTCAGAAAAAATGGAATCACCTATGAACTATGTACGTTCAAAAAGTAAAAGTCATGGTAAGCAAAATCAAATCGAAGGTGCGAAAAGTGAAGGTAAGAAAGTCGTAGTTATAGAAGACTTAATTTCAACTGGCGGTTCTTCAATAACTGCAGTAGATGCATTAAAAGAAAGTGGTGCAGATGTATTAGGTGTTGTAGCTATCTTTACTTATGGATTAGCCAAAGCTGATGAAACATTTAATGAAGCGAAGATACCTTTCTATACATTAAGTAATTATAATGAGTTAATTGACGTTGCTAAAGAGCAAGGAGAAATTTCTGAAGATGATATTAAGACATTAGTTGAATGGAGAGATAACTTATCATAA
- the pyrF gene encoding orotidine-5'-phosphate decarboxylase translates to MKQLPIIALDFESADKVNAFLDQFDEPLFVKVGMELFYQTGPELIKSIKDRGHSIFLDLKLHDIPNTVSKAMEGLAKLDVDLVNVHAAGGKTMMEAAIKGLRQHNKHTRIIAVTQLTSTTETQLHEEQNIQTTIEEAVLNYAKLSQQAGLDGVVCSPLEAELITAQLGKDFMKVTPGIRPEGAAQNDQKRITTPEQAKQLGSTHIVVGRPITQSDDPVKSYQIIKESWLG, encoded by the coding sequence ATGAAACAATTACCAATTATTGCATTAGATTTTGAATCAGCTGATAAAGTAAATGCATTTTTAGATCAATTCGATGAACCATTATTTGTTAAAGTTGGTATGGAATTATTCTATCAAACCGGACCTGAACTGATTAAATCTATTAAAGATAGAGGACATAGTATTTTCTTGGATTTAAAATTACATGATATTCCAAACACTGTGAGTAAAGCCATGGAAGGTTTAGCGAAGCTAGATGTGGATTTAGTCAATGTGCATGCAGCTGGTGGTAAGACAATGATGGAAGCGGCTATTAAAGGATTACGTCAACATAATAAACATACCAGAATCATTGCAGTGACTCAGTTAACATCAACTACAGAGACACAGTTACACGAAGAACAAAACATTCAAACGACAATTGAAGAGGCTGTATTAAACTATGCTAAGTTAAGTCAACAAGCTGGTTTAGATGGTGTGGTATGTTCACCACTTGAAGCGGAGTTAATAACTGCTCAACTAGGTAAAGATTTTATGAAGGTTACACCAGGTATTAGACCAGAAGGTGCCGCTCAAAACGACCAAAAGCGTATTACAACTCCCGAGCAAGCAAAACAATTAGGTTCAACACATATTGTCGTTGGACGACCTATAACACAGAGTGATGATCCAGTTAAAAGTTATCAAATTATTAAAGAAAGTTGGTTAGGTTAA
- the carB gene encoding carbamoyl-phosphate synthase large subunit produces the protein MPKRNDIQTILVVGSGPIIIGQAAEFDYAGTQACLALKEEGYRVILVNSNPATIMTDKEIADKVYIEPLTHDFIARIIRKEQPDALLPTLGGQTGLNMAIQLHDSGVLAANNVKLLGTELESIQQAEDRELFRTLMNDLDVPVPESDIVNTVEQAFKFKEEVGYPLIVRPAFTMGGTGGGICYNDDDLKEVVTNGLHYSPATQCLIEKSIAGFKEIEYEVMRDKNDNAIVVCNMENIDPVGIHTGDSIVVAPSQTLSDVEYQMLRDVSLKVIRALGIEGGCNVQLALDPDSFNYYIIEVNPRVSRSSALASKATGYPIAKLAAKIAVGLTLDEMLNPITGTSYAAFEPTLDYVISKIPRFPFDKFEKGERELGTQMKATGEVMAIGRTYEESLLKAIRSLEYGVHHLGLPNGESFDLDYIKERISHQDDERLFFIGEAIRRGTTLEEIHNMTKIDYFFLNKFQNIINIEHELKAHQGDLEYLKYAKDYGFSDKVIAHRFDMTEEDVYQLRINNNITPVYKMVDTCAAEFESTTPYYYGTYETENESIVTDKEKILVLGSGPIRIGQGVEFDYATVHAVWAIQNAGYEAIIVNNNPETVSTDFSISDKLYFEPLTEEDVMSIINLEQPKGVVVQFGGQTAINLADKLAKHGVQILGTSLEDLNRAEDRKEFEALLHTIDVPQPQGKTATSPKEALENARNIGYPVVVRPSYVLGGRAMEIVDNDKELENYMTQAVKASPEHPVLVDRYLTGKEIEVDAISDGETVIIPGIMEHIERAGVHSGDSIAVYPPQTLSQEEIETLEDYTIRLAKGLNIVGLINIQFVIAHDGVYVLEVNPRSSRTVPFLSKITDIQMAQLAMQAIMGTKLSSLGYKEGIQPYSEGVFVKAPVFSFNKLKNVDITLGPEMKSTGEVMGKDQTLEKALYKGLTGSGFEVKDHGTVLMTVSDKDKEEIVKIAHRLNEVGYKILATKGTAEKLNQNDIPVEVVGKIGGENDLLTRIQNGDVQIVINTMTKGKEVERDGFQIRRTTVENGIPCLTSLDTASALTNVIESMTFTMRNM, from the coding sequence ATGCCTAAGCGTAACGATATTCAAACAATTTTAGTAGTAGGATCGGGCCCAATTATTATTGGCCAAGCTGCGGAATTTGATTATGCAGGAACTCAAGCCTGTCTTGCACTTAAAGAAGAAGGGTATAGAGTGATCTTGGTTAACTCTAACCCAGCTACAATTATGACTGATAAAGAAATTGCAGATAAAGTATATATTGAACCTTTAACACATGATTTTATCGCACGTATCATTCGTAAAGAACAACCTGATGCTTTGTTACCAACTTTAGGTGGTCAAACAGGTTTAAATATGGCAATTCAGTTACATGACAGTGGTGTATTAGCTGCTAATAATGTGAAACTACTGGGAACTGAATTAGAATCAATTCAACAAGCTGAAGACCGTGAACTATTTAGAACATTGATGAATGATTTAGATGTTCCTGTACCAGAAAGTGATATTGTAAATACAGTTGAACAAGCTTTTAAATTTAAAGAAGAAGTGGGTTATCCATTAATCGTTCGACCAGCCTTTACAATGGGTGGTACAGGTGGCGGTATTTGCTATAACGATGATGATTTAAAAGAAGTTGTAACAAATGGTTTACATTATAGTCCAGCTACACAATGTTTAATTGAAAAATCAATTGCAGGTTTTAAAGAAATTGAATATGAAGTTATGCGTGATAAAAATGATAATGCCATTGTAGTATGTAATATGGAAAACATTGACCCAGTGGGTATCCATACAGGTGATTCCATTGTGGTTGCACCAAGTCAAACATTATCAGACGTGGAATACCAAATGCTAAGAGACGTTTCATTAAAAGTTATTCGAGCTTTAGGCATCGAAGGTGGATGTAATGTTCAGTTAGCGTTAGATCCAGATTCATTTAATTACTATATTATTGAAGTCAATCCACGTGTATCTCGTTCATCAGCATTAGCATCTAAAGCAACAGGTTATCCAATTGCCAAACTAGCTGCAAAGATTGCTGTTGGATTAACATTAGATGAAATGTTAAATCCAATTACAGGTACTTCATATGCAGCATTTGAACCGACATTGGATTATGTAATCTCTAAAATTCCACGTTTCCCATTTGATAAATTTGAAAAAGGTGAACGCGAATTAGGCACACAAATGAAAGCAACAGGTGAAGTAATGGCAATCGGCCGTACCTACGAAGAATCATTACTCAAAGCAATTCGTTCATTAGAATATGGTGTGCATCACTTAGGATTACCAAATGGAGAAAGTTTTGATTTAGATTACATTAAAGAAAGAATTAGTCATCAGGATGACGAAAGATTATTCTTCATCGGTGAAGCCATTCGTCGTGGTACAACACTAGAAGAAATTCATAATATGACTAAAATTGACTATTTCTTCTTAAATAAATTCCAGAATATTATTAATATTGAACATGAATTAAAAGCACATCAAGGCGATTTAGAATATCTTAAATATGCTAAAGATTATGGTTTCAGTGACAAAGTCATTGCTCATCGATTTGATATGACAGAAGAAGACGTCTATCAATTGAGAATTAACAACAATATTACGCCAGTATACAAAATGGTAGATACATGTGCGGCTGAATTCGAATCAACAACACCATATTATTATGGTACCTATGAAACTGAAAATGAATCCATTGTTACAGACAAAGAGAAAATTTTAGTTTTAGGTTCAGGTCCTATTCGTATAGGGCAAGGGGTTGAATTTGACTATGCAACAGTACATGCTGTGTGGGCAATTCAAAATGCTGGATATGAAGCAATTATTGTCAATAATAACCCAGAAACAGTATCAACTGACTTCTCTATTTCAGATAAATTATACTTTGAACCTCTTACTGAAGAAGATGTGATGAGTATCATTAATCTAGAACAACCAAAAGGTGTCGTTGTACAATTTGGAGGACAAACAGCTATTAATTTAGCAGATAAATTAGCTAAACATGGCGTGCAAATTCTAGGAACATCTTTAGAAGATTTAAACAGAGCTGAAGATAGAAAAGAATTTGAAGCGTTATTGCATACAATTGACGTACCACAACCTCAAGGTAAAACTGCGACTTCACCAAAAGAAGCATTAGAAAATGCACGTAATATTGGTTACCCAGTTGTTGTAAGACCTTCATATGTACTTGGTGGTCGTGCAATGGAAATTGTTGATAATGATAAAGAATTAGAAAACTATATGACACAAGCAGTTAAAGCTAGCCCAGAACATCCAGTGTTAGTTGATAGATACTTAACTGGTAAAGAAATCGAAGTCGATGCTATCTCAGATGGTGAAACAGTAATTATTCCAGGTATTATGGAACATATTGAACGTGCAGGTGTCCATAGTGGTGATTCTATCGCAGTATATCCACCTCAAACATTATCTCAAGAAGAAATTGAGACATTAGAAGATTATACGATTCGACTAGCGAAAGGCTTGAATATCGTTGGATTAATTAACATTCAGTTTGTGATTGCACATGACGGTGTTTATGTTTTAGAAGTAAACCCTCGTTCAAGTCGTACTGTACCATTCTTAAGTAAAATCACTGATATTCAAATGGCTCAACTCGCAATGCAAGCCATTATGGGTACAAAATTATCTTCACTTGGTTATAAAGAAGGTATTCAACCGTATTCAGAAGGGGTATTTGTTAAAGCACCAGTATTCAGCTTTAATAAATTGAAAAATGTTGATATCACTTTAGGACCTGAGATGAAATCAACTGGTGAAGTAATGGGTAAAGATCAAACATTAGAAAAAGCGCTATACAAAGGGTTAACAGGTAGTGGATTTGAAGTTAAAGATCATGGAACTGTATTGATGACTGTAAGTGATAAAGATAAAGAAGAAATTGTTAAAATTGCGCATCGTCTTAATGAAGTCGGTTATAAGATTTTAGCCACTAAAGGTACTGCTGAAAAATTAAATCAAAATGATATTCCAGTAGAAGTTGTAGGCAAAATCGGTGGTGAAAATGATTTACTCACTCGTATTCAAAATGGTGATGTACAAATCGTGATCAACACAATGACAAAAGGTAAAGAAGTGGAAAGAGATGGCTTCCAAATTCGTCGTACTACGGTAGAAAATGGTATCCCATGTCTTACATCACTTGATACTGCAAGTGCATTAACAAATGTTATAGAGAGTATGACATTTACAATGAGAAATATGTAA
- a CDS encoding carbamoyl phosphate synthase small subunit, whose translation MLSKRYLVFEDGSYYEGYQLGSDELSIGEIVFNTAMTGYQETISDPSYTGQIITFTYPLIGNYGINRDDFESLTPTLNGVVVKEASTHPSNFRNQKTLHEVLVQYQIPGISGVDTRSITRKIRQHGVLRAGFTDNKADIESLVQHLKTTELPRDEVSTVSTKTPYVSTGSDLSVVLLDFGKKQNIVRELNMRGCNVTVVPYNTSAEEIIKMSPDGVMLSNGPGDPEEIDVAVKMINGILGKIPFFGICLGHQLFALSQGATSFKMKFGHRGANHPVKNLRTGKVDITSQNHGYSIDRDSLENTDLEVTHIALNDGTVEGLRHKTLPAFSVQYHPEARPGPSDSNYLFDEFITMMNEFIEKERNVNA comes from the coding sequence ATGCTTTCAAAACGTTATCTAGTATTTGAAGACGGCTCTTATTATGAAGGGTATCAATTAGGTTCAGATGAACTTTCAATTGGCGAAATTGTATTTAATACAGCTATGACAGGTTATCAAGAAACGATTTCGGATCCATCATATACGGGTCAAATTATTACATTTACGTACCCATTAATTGGAAATTACGGTATCAATAGAGATGATTTTGAATCTTTAACTCCAACATTGAATGGTGTTGTTGTGAAAGAAGCAAGTACACATCCTAGTAATTTTCGTAATCAAAAGACTTTACACGAAGTATTAGTACAATACCAAATACCAGGTATCTCAGGGGTAGATACAAGAAGTATTACCCGTAAGATTCGTCAACACGGTGTATTAAGAGCCGGATTCACAGATAACAAAGCTGACATTGAAAGCTTAGTCCAACATTTAAAAACGACTGAATTACCTAGAGATGAAGTATCGACAGTTTCTACAAAAACACCTTATGTTTCTACAGGTTCAGATTTAAGTGTTGTCTTACTCGACTTTGGTAAAAAACAAAATATCGTTCGAGAGTTAAACATGCGTGGTTGTAATGTGACTGTTGTACCTTATAACACATCTGCAGAAGAAATCATCAAAATGTCTCCAGACGGTGTAATGCTATCTAATGGTCCTGGAGATCCAGAAGAAATTGATGTTGCTGTGAAAATGATTAACGGTATTCTTGGCAAAATTCCATTCTTTGGTATTTGCCTAGGCCACCAATTATTTGCTTTATCTCAAGGTGCTACATCATTCAAAATGAAGTTTGGACATAGAGGTGCCAACCACCCTGTTAAAAACTTAAGAACAGGTAAAGTCGACATTACAAGTCAAAACCACGGTTATTCAATTGACCGAGATTCATTAGAAAATACAGACTTAGAAGTCACTCATATTGCATTAAATGATGGTACTGTTGAAGGCTTAAGACATAAAACGTTACCTGCCTTTTCAGTTCAGTATCATCCAGAAGCAAGACCAGGTCCAAGTGATTCTAATTATTTATTTGACGAGTTTATTACTATGATGAATGAGTTCATCGAAAAGGAGCGTAATGTAAATGCCTAA
- a CDS encoding dihydroorotase, which yields MKLIKNGKIIKNGKLKNTDILIDGKRIKTISSKIDSSSENIEVIDAKGNLIAPGFVDVHVHLREPGGEHKETIETGTKAAARGGFTTICPMPNTRPVPDSVENIRALREKIKDSAQIRVLPYASITTRQAGKELVDFQALADEGVFAFTDDGVGVQQASMMYAAMKQAAKVKKPIVAHCEDNSLIYGGAMHKGKRSEELGIPGIPNVCESVQIARDVLLAEATGCHYHVCHVSTKESVRVIRDAKKAGIHVTAEVTPHHLLLTENDVPGDDANYKMNPPLRSTEDRDALLEGLLDGTIDCIATDHAPHAKEEKEQPMTKAPFGIVGSETAFPLLYTHFVRNGNWSLKQLIDYLTIKPATIFNLNYGKLHKDSYADITIIDLENEKEIKSEDFLSKADNTPFIGEKVFGHPVLTMVKGEVVFKEEK from the coding sequence ATGAAACTAATTAAGAACGGTAAAATTATAAAAAATGGAAAATTAAAAAATACGGATATTCTTATTGACGGTAAAAGAATTAAAACGATTAGCAGTAAAATTGATTCTTCATCTGAAAATATTGAAGTTATAGATGCTAAAGGAAATTTAATCGCGCCTGGATTTGTAGATGTTCATGTACATTTACGTGAACCAGGTGGAGAACATAAAGAAACAATTGAAACTGGTACGAAAGCAGCTGCAAGAGGTGGTTTTACAACTATTTGTCCAATGCCAAATACAAGACCAGTACCAGATTCAGTGGAAAATATAAGAGCGTTAAGAGAAAAAATCAAAGATTCAGCACAAATTCGTGTCTTACCATACGCTTCTATTACAACTAGACAAGCAGGTAAAGAGTTAGTAGATTTCCAAGCTTTAGCAGATGAAGGTGTGTTTGCCTTTACTGATGATGGCGTTGGTGTACAACAAGCAAGTATGATGTATGCTGCTATGAAACAAGCTGCAAAAGTGAAAAAACCTATCGTAGCACATTGTGAAGATAATAGTTTAATATACGGTGGTGCTATGCACAAAGGTAAACGTAGTGAGGAATTAGGTATTCCAGGTATCCCAAATGTATGTGAATCAGTTCAAATTGCCCGAGACGTTCTATTAGCAGAAGCGACAGGTTGTCATTACCATGTATGTCACGTTTCTACTAAAGAAAGTGTTCGTGTCATTCGTGACGCTAAAAAAGCAGGCATTCATGTAACTGCAGAAGTAACACCTCATCACTTATTATTAACTGAAAATGATGTGCCAGGTGATGATGCAAATTACAAAATGAATCCACCATTAAGAAGTACAGAAGATCGTGATGCATTATTAGAAGGTTTATTAGATGGAACAATTGATTGTATCGCAACTGATCATGCACCTCATGCGAAAGAAGAAAAAGAACAACCAATGACAAAAGCACCATTCGGTATTGTAGGTAGTGAAACTGCATTCCCATTATTATATACGCACTTTGTTAGAAATGGTAATTGGTCATTAAAACAATTAATCGATTACTTAACAATTAAACCAGCAACTATCTTTAATCTTAATTATGGTAAGTTGCATAAAGATAGTTACGCAGACATCACAATTATTGATTTAGAAAATGAAAAAGAAATTAAAAGTGAAGATTTCTTATCTAAAGCTGACAACACACCATTTATTGGTGAAAAAGTATTCGGACATCCGGTATTAACAATGGTTAAAGGTGAAGTAGTATTTAAGGAGGAAAAATAG
- a CDS encoding aspartate carbamoyltransferase catalytic subunit, with product MEHLLSMEDLSNDEIYSLVKKASQFKSGEVNVPQYKNHFVANLFFENSTRTKCSFEVAEQKLGLNLVNFETSTSSVQKGESLYDTCKTLESIGVNLLVIRHSQNAYYDDLEGLNIPIANGGDGSGQHPTQSLLDLMTIYEEYGKFEGLNVLICGDIKNSRVARSNFHSLKALGANVMFASPDEWVDDTIEASYVNIDDVIEKVDIVMLLRVQHERHGITGKANFEAENYHQQYGLTKERYDKLKKEAIVMHPAPVNRGVEIESDLVEAPQSRIFKQMENGMYLRMAVIDELLK from the coding sequence ATGGAACATTTATTATCAATGGAAGATTTATCAAACGATGAAATTTATAGCTTAGTCAAAAAAGCAAGTCAGTTTAAATCTGGAGAAGTTAATGTACCACAATACAAAAATCATTTTGTAGCTAATTTGTTCTTTGAAAATTCAACAAGAACAAAATGTAGTTTTGAAGTTGCCGAACAAAAACTAGGATTGAATTTAGTTAATTTTGAAACGAGTACGTCGTCTGTACAAAAAGGAGAATCACTATATGATACTTGTAAGACATTAGAAAGTATTGGTGTAAACTTGTTAGTAATCAGACACTCTCAAAATGCATATTATGACGATTTGGAAGGACTAAATATACCTATTGCCAATGGTGGTGATGGTAGTGGACAACACCCGACTCAAAGCCTACTTGATTTAATGACTATTTATGAAGAATATGGAAAATTCGAAGGTTTAAACGTATTAATTTGTGGTGATATTAAAAATTCACGTGTTGCTAGAAGTAATTTCCATAGTTTAAAAGCTTTAGGTGCAAATGTCATGTTCGCGAGTCCTGATGAATGGGTAGATGATACAATAGAAGCATCATACGTTAACATTGATGATGTGATTGAAAAAGTTGATATTGTGATGTTACTTAGAGTTCAGCACGAAAGACACGGCATTACAGGAAAAGCTAACTTTGAAGCTGAAAATTATCATCAACAATATGGGTTAACTAAGGAAAGATATGATAAATTAAAGAAAGAAGCTATTGTCATGCATCCAGCTCCAGTCAATAGAGGTGTTGAAATTGAAAGTGACCTAGTAGAGGCACCTCAATCACGCATCTTTAAACAAATGGAAAATGGCATGTATTTAAGAATGGCAGTCATTGATGAGCTTTTAAAATAA
- a CDS encoding solute carrier family 23 protein, with translation MENEQMFERTVQPVLDVQDKPKPAQWAFLSLQHLFAMFGSTVLVPFLTGLPISAALLASGIGTLLYILITKAKIPAYLGSSFAFITPIITGLSTHSLGDMLVALFMSGLMYVIIGFLIRFSGTGWLMHLLPPVVVGPVIMVIGLSLAPTAVNMAMYENSADMKGYNLSYLVVALITLIVTIVVQGFFKGFLSLIPVLIGIIVGYIVSIFMGLVKFAPIAKAKWLAFPDIYLPFKDYVPSFHLGLVLVMIPVVFVTVSEHIGHQMVINKIVGKNFFKDPGLDKSIIGDGVSTMVASIIGGPPSTTYGENIGVLAITKIYSIYVIGGAAVIAIVLAFIGKFTALISSIPTPVMGGVSILLFGIIAASGLRMIVESNVDFANNRNLVIASVILVIGIGNLLINLKGIGVNLQLEGMALSALSGIILNLILPKK, from the coding sequence ATGGAAAATGAACAAATGTTTGAAAGAACGGTACAACCAGTATTAGATGTACAAGACAAACCAAAGCCAGCACAGTGGGCGTTTTTAAGCTTGCAACACTTATTTGCAATGTTTGGATCGACAGTACTTGTACCATTTTTAACCGGACTGCCTATTTCAGCAGCATTATTAGCATCAGGAATTGGAACTTTGTTATACATACTTATTACCAAAGCTAAAATTCCAGCATATTTGGGATCTAGCTTTGCATTTATCACACCAATCATTACGGGATTAAGTACACATAGTTTAGGAGACATGTTAGTCGCACTCTTCATGAGTGGTTTAATGTACGTCATTATTGGTTTCTTAATCCGTTTTAGTGGGACAGGTTGGTTGATGCACTTATTACCACCAGTTGTAGTTGGACCTGTCATTATGGTCATTGGATTAAGCCTTGCACCAACTGCAGTTAACATGGCAATGTATGAAAATTCTGCAGACATGAAAGGTTATAACTTAAGCTATTTAGTCGTTGCATTAATTACGCTGATTGTAACAATCGTTGTACAAGGATTCTTCAAAGGATTCTTATCATTAATTCCTGTATTAATAGGGATCATAGTGGGTTATATCGTCTCTATCTTTATGGGATTGGTTAAATTTGCACCGATTGCAAAAGCAAAATGGTTAGCATTCCCGGATATTTACTTACCATTTAAAGATTATGTACCTTCCTTCCATTTAGGATTAGTGCTTGTCATGATTCCAGTTGTATTTGTAACTGTCAGTGAGCACATCGGACATCAAATGGTAATCAACAAAATTGTAGGTAAAAACTTCTTTAAAGATCCAGGTTTAGATAAATCAATCATAGGTGACGGTGTATCCACAATGGTTGCAAGTATTATAGGTGGACCACCAAGTACAACTTATGGTGAAAACATTGGTGTATTAGCGATCACGAAAATTTACAGTATCTATGTCATTGGTGGTGCTGCAGTCATCGCAATCGTACTTGCATTCATTGGTAAATTTACAGCACTTATTTCTTCCATACCAACACCGGTTATGGGTGGCGTGTCAATATTATTATTTGGCATTATCGCAGCAAGTGGTTTAAGAATGATTGTAGAAAGCAACGTTGATTTTGCTAACAATAGAAACTTAGTGATTGCATCAGTCATCTTAGTTATTGGAATAGGAAATTTATTAATCAATTTAAAAGGTATCGGCGTTAACTTACAACTTGAAGGAATGGCATTATCAGCTTTATCAGGCATTATCTTAAATTTAATCTTACCTAAAAAATAG
- the pyrR gene encoding bifunctional pyr operon transcriptional regulator/uracil phosphoribosyltransferase PyrR, translated as MSERIIMDEAAIQRTVTRIAHEILEYNKGTENLVLLGIKTRGAYLAYRIQEKINMIEQQLLPTGTIDITQFRDDIDHVSKQSFDKAFEIDVDITGKVVIIIDDVLYTGRTVRASLDAILLHERPIKIGLATLVDRGHRELPIRADFVGKNIPTARDESVKVYLTEKDSTNAVIIE; from the coding sequence ATGTCTGAACGTATCATAATGGATGAAGCAGCAATTCAACGTACAGTTACTCGAATTGCACATGAAATATTAGAGTATAACAAAGGTACTGAGAATTTGGTATTACTAGGCATTAAAACACGTGGTGCATATTTAGCTTATCGTATTCAAGAAAAAATAAATATGATAGAGCAACAACTTCTACCAACAGGCACAATTGATATTACACAATTCCGTGATGATATCGATCATGTTTCGAAGCAATCATTCGACAAAGCTTTTGAAATAGATGTAGATATTACAGGAAAAGTTGTTATTATCATTGATGACGTCTTATACACTGGAAGAACGGTTAGAGCGTCATTAGATGCCATCTTATTACATGAGAGACCAATTAAAATTGGATTAGCTACGCTAGTTGATCGAGGCCACAGAGAGCTTCCAATTCGCGCAGATTTTGTAGGAAAAAATATACCAACTGCACGCGATGAATCCGTTAAAGTATACTTAACTGAAAAGGATTCAACTAATGCAGTTATAATAGAATAA
- a CDS encoding low temperature requirement protein A, which yields METSYQPRHLQEKSAGFHELFFDLIFVYAMQKMAHVILNVHGGTISSELFLKYIIMSVFLWILWSHQTFYTNRFGETTTKDVIFMMFNLFVLVFLSNSLYPDFEKTFFPFFLCIGILYLSISIQYSLHLNKTKHKSDYKTCQAFAIVALIVAILSLVSLVLPKSIHYIPGFLGLFIASTGLIPYRKYLYQSPVNLSHLVERFSLLTIIIFGEVLVGLTSIFSIEHFNYIYIFQFLIVVSLFGTYWLVTESHINLHQTTIGFQLVYTHLLINIALGILNAAVIFSDSHQLSSKFEICMMHGSILLFYIGVWINTTYFHKELKNINYIIIGAILLVLSFIISMFFNGYQDVMIISIAIANILVMLLYYKNIKKTYQVCD from the coding sequence ATGGAAACATCGTATCAACCTCGACATTTACAAGAGAAAAGTGCGGGATTTCATGAATTATTTTTTGATTTAATATTTGTTTATGCAATGCAGAAGATGGCACATGTCATTTTAAATGTACATGGGGGGACCATATCATCTGAATTATTTTTAAAGTATATCATTATGAGTGTGTTTTTATGGATATTATGGTCGCATCAAACATTTTATACAAATAGATTTGGAGAAACGACAACTAAAGATGTCATATTTATGATGTTTAACTTGTTTGTATTAGTATTTTTATCAAATAGTTTATATCCTGATTTCGAAAAGACATTCTTTCCATTCTTTCTATGTATTGGAATTCTATATTTGAGTATAAGTATTCAATATAGTTTGCATTTAAATAAAACAAAGCATAAATCTGATTATAAAACGTGTCAGGCATTTGCAATTGTTGCATTAATCGTTGCAATCCTTTCATTAGTATCTCTTGTATTACCAAAAAGTATTCATTATATTCCAGGGTTTTTAGGATTATTTATTGCTTCAACAGGCTTGATTCCATACCGAAAATATTTATATCAATCACCTGTGAATTTATCACATTTAGTTGAAAGATTCTCGTTGTTGACGATTATTATATTTGGTGAGGTTTTAGTTGGTTTAACATCTATATTTAGTATTGAGCATTTCAATTATATTTATATATTTCAATTTTTAATCGTTGTAAGTTTATTCGGAACATATTGGTTAGTGACTGAAAGTCATATTAATTTACATCAAACGACCATTGGTTTCCAACTCGTTTATACACACTTATTAATTAATATCGCATTAGGTATTTTAAATGCTGCTGTTATTTTTAGTGATTCTCATCAGTTAAGTTCAAAGTTTGAAATCTGTATGATGCATGGTAGTATTTTATTATTTTATATTGGTGTTTGGATTAATACGACATATTTTCATAAAGAACTTAAAAACATCAATTATATTATAATCGGCGCAATACTGTTGGTTTTATCATTTATCATTAGTATGTTTTTTAATGGTTATCAAGATGTAATGATTATCAGTATCGCAATTGCAAATATTTTAGTTATGCTTTTGTATTATAAAAATATAAAAAAAACGTACCAAGTCTGTGATTAA